In the genome of Paenibacillus pabuli, the window ACGAAGAGACGCTCGCGAGTTTGCAGGCAAACAACCAGATCGTCTTTACGTATGGCAGCAACCCAAATGGTTCCCTGGGTGATATCGCGGGAATCTGTAATGAGGGTGGAAACGTGGTAGGCATGATGCCGCATCCAGAGCGCGCAGTGGATTCACTGCTGGGTTCGGAAGACGGCAAACGTATGTTTACATCTATTTTGAAAGCATGGAGGGATCGGCATGACGCAGCAGCTATCCGCTAAGGAACCGACAGCAGAACAGGTCGCAGAACATAAACTTTACGCACAAATGGGCGTGTCTGACAGCGAGTATGAGCTGATCTGTGAGTTCATGGGGCGCAAGCCGAACTACACGGAGATTGGTGTATTTAGTGTTATGTGGTCCGAGCACTGTGCATACAAAAACTCCAAGCCGTTATTGCGCAGATTCCCTACAAGTGGACCACGTGTCCTGATGGGCCCGGGTGAAGGTGCCGGGATCGTGGATATCGGTGACAATCAGGCTGTTGTATTCAAAATTGAAAGCCATAACCATCCTTCCGCGGTTGAGCCTTACCAAGGTGCGGCAACAGGTGTGGGCGGCATTATCCGTGATATTTTCTCCATGGGTGCAAGACCGGTGGCATTGCTGAATTCCTTGCGTTTTGGCAAGCTGGAAAGTGACCGTGTGAAGTATTTGTTTGAACATGTTGTATCCGGTATTGCCGGATATGGTAACTGTATCGGGATTCCAACGGTAGCCGGTGAAGTGATGTTCGACGAAAGTTATGAAGGCAATCCACTCGTAAATGCCATGTGTGTAGGCTTGATCGATCATGACAAAATCCAGCGCGGTGTAGCCAAGGGCGTAGGAAACCCGGTGTACTACGTTGGTCCTCCAACGGGCCGCGATGGCATTCACGGCGCAACGTTTGCATCGGTGGAACTGACGGAAGAATCCGAATCCAAGAAGACCGCGGTCCAAGTCGGCGACCCGTTCATGGAGAAACTCGTGATGGAGTCCTGCCTGGAACTGATCGACACAGGAATCGTGCTGGGTATTCAGGATATGGGTGCTGCGGGTCTTACATGTTCCAGTGCGGAGATGGCAAGTAAAGCAGGCAATGGTCTGGAATTGTATCTGGATCAGGTGCCACAGCGTGAAGAAGGCATGACACCTTATGAGATGATGCTTTCCGAGTCTCAGGAGCGGATGCTGTTTGTCGTTGAGCCTAAGGATGAGGCGCAAGCGATGGAGATCTTTGAGCGTTGGGGCGTAATCTGTGCAAAAGTCGGAAAAGTAACGGATGATGGGCGCCTGAAATTGATCCACCATGGCGAAGTGGTTGGAGACATGCCGGTAACAGCACTGGTTGACGAGTGCCCGGTGTATGACAAGCCATCTTCTGTACCTGCTTACTACGAGCAAAGTGCCTCTATCGACACCCTTCGTTACGATGAAGTGTCGGATCTCGGCGGTGCGTTGAAACAGGTATTGGCTTCGCCAACGGTAGCAAGTAAAAAGTGGGTTTACGATCAATACGATTACATGGTGCGTACAAGTACAGCGGTTCGTCCAGGTTCGGATGCAGCAGTTGTGACCATTCGTGGAACACGTAAAGGTTTGGCGATGACAACAGACTGTAACGGACGTTATGTATATCTGGATCCAGAAGTAGGCGGGCGAATTGCGGTCAGCGAAGCTGCCCGTAACATTGTATGTTCTGGTGCAGAGCCACTCGCGATTACGGACAACCTGAACTTTGGTAACCCGGAGAAGCCGGATATTTTCTGGCAGATGGAAAAAGCGGTAGACGGTATGGCAGAAGCTTGTCGCGTGCTGGATACGCCAGTTATCGGTGGTAACGTGAGTCTGTACAACGAAAACGCCAAAGGCTCGATCTACCCAACGCCAGTTGTCGGTATGGTTGGTCTGGTGCATGATACAGATCACATCACTACACAAGGATTCAAATCCGAAGGAGACGTTATCATCCTGCTCGGTGAAACGAAAGCTGAACTGGGTGGCAGTGAGCTGCAATATGCCGTTCATGGCAAAACGGAAGGCCGTCCACCGCAGCTCGACCTCAACACGGAAAAAGCATTGCTCAGCACTGTGCTGGAAGCTATTCAATCCGGTCTCGTTCGCTCTGCGCATGACTTGTCTGAAGGCGGTCTGGCTGTAGCATTGGCCGAGTCCTGCATCAGCGGCAATGTGGGTGCACAGGTCAATGTAGAAACAGCTTTGCGTGCAGACCATGCGCTGTTTAGTGAGAGCCAATCCCGCATTCTGCTGTCTGCTTCGCCAGAGCAAGCAGGCAAACTTGAAGCATTTGTACGT includes:
- the purL gene encoding phosphoribosylformylglycinamidine synthase subunit PurL, whose product is MTQQLSAKEPTAEQVAEHKLYAQMGVSDSEYELICEFMGRKPNYTEIGVFSVMWSEHCAYKNSKPLLRRFPTSGPRVLMGPGEGAGIVDIGDNQAVVFKIESHNHPSAVEPYQGAATGVGGIIRDIFSMGARPVALLNSLRFGKLESDRVKYLFEHVVSGIAGYGNCIGIPTVAGEVMFDESYEGNPLVNAMCVGLIDHDKIQRGVAKGVGNPVYYVGPPTGRDGIHGATFASVELTEESESKKTAVQVGDPFMEKLVMESCLELIDTGIVLGIQDMGAAGLTCSSAEMASKAGNGLELYLDQVPQREEGMTPYEMMLSESQERMLFVVEPKDEAQAMEIFERWGVICAKVGKVTDDGRLKLIHHGEVVGDMPVTALVDECPVYDKPSSVPAYYEQSASIDTLRYDEVSDLGGALKQVLASPTVASKKWVYDQYDYMVRTSTAVRPGSDAAVVTIRGTRKGLAMTTDCNGRYVYLDPEVGGRIAVSEAARNIVCSGAEPLAITDNLNFGNPEKPDIFWQMEKAVDGMAEACRVLDTPVIGGNVSLYNENAKGSIYPTPVVGMVGLVHDTDHITTQGFKSEGDVIILLGETKAELGGSELQYAVHGKTEGRPPQLDLNTEKALLSTVLEAIQSGLVRSAHDLSEGGLAVALAESCISGNVGAQVNVETALRADHALFSESQSRILLSASPEQAGKLEAFVRERGVPVAVIGRVEGSNLTIELNGTSAVNEPVGGLAQVWEDAIPCLMN